A single region of the Sorghum bicolor cultivar BTx623 chromosome 7, Sorghum_bicolor_NCBIv3, whole genome shotgun sequence genome encodes:
- the LOC8077876 gene encoding putative pectinesterase/pectinesterase inhibitor 45 isoform X1, whose product MSTAFSDFGPLTERRRVERQRQQRRRVMLAAGAASIVLILIVMGGAAVAYNASVQDESSSSSSSPSSSSSSGGGGGGSGSKSNLISASKSVKMMCSQTDYKDACEKSLSKAAAAANASASSPKDMVRAAVAVIGDALADAFNRSEVIKSDDPRVKAAVADCKEIYQNAKDDLGRTLHGIDAGGMNGVAKHNYELRVLLSAVIAHMETCIDGFPDGGHLKKQMTATMESGKELTSNALAIIEKASSVLVALHIPGFTAHRRLLGDNDEAENMENQPEVKHSGMSLGELEDEAMAADKRRLLKGNNFQAKLRPNVVVAKDGSGKFKTINDALNAMPKQYTGRYLIYVKQGVYQEYVTITRAMENVTMYGDGAMKTVITGSRNFADGLTTYKTATFSTRARRRVHRHRAGVPEHGGRGEAPGGGAAGAVGQVHLPQLPHGRVPGHAVRALQGAILPQLRHLRDHRLRLRRRGGGVPELHPAPPAAAGQSAEHRDGAGPRRRPREHGLRLPVLPLRRRGGAQGRVPPAHPELPRPAMAGVLAHAHHGVGDPGLHRQGRVPAVERRLRAQDAVVRRVRQQGPRRRHRRPRRLAWVQEGDQQGGGRQVHRAELLARRAVAQAHGDAGEVRLLGVSREDIPFLWHDLMLHRDRRRAEEDAMKQRRRPSSMPNLPMHGDGGSLIFSCWAHFDPRKDETRCCDAELLTIIPITCTQVCICIGLDAVHVLMYQIFLFSVPYYELQKQ is encoded by the exons ATGTCGACGGCCTTCTCCGACTTCGGTCCGCTCACGGAGCGGCGGCGCGTCGAGAGGCAGCGGCAGCAGCGTAGGCGCGTCAtgctcgccgccggcgccgcgtcGATCGTGCTTATCCTCATTGTCATGGGCGGCGCCGCCGTCGCGTACAACGCCAGCGTCCAAGACGAGTCGTCCTCGTCATCCTCGtccccttcctcctcctcctcctccggcggcggcggcggcggctcgggtTCTAAGTCGAACCTTATCAGCGCGTCCAAGAGCGTCAAGATGATGTGCTCGCAGACAGACTACAAGGACGCCTGCGAGAAGAGCCTGtccaaggcggcggcggcggcgaacgCCAGCGCGTCGTCGCCCAAGGACATGGTCCGAGCCGCCGTGGCGGTGATCGGCGACGCCCTGGCGGACGCGTTCAACCGGTCGGAGGTGATCAAGAGCGACGACCCGCGCGTGAAGGCCGCCGTCGCGGACTGCAAGGAGATCTACCAGAACGCCAAGGACGACCTCGGGCGCACGCTCCACGGCATCGACGCCGGCGGCATGAACGGGGTCGCCAAGCACAACTACGAGCTCCGCGTCTTGCTCAGCGCCGTGATCGCGCACATGGAGACGTGCATCGACGGCTTCCCCGACGGCGGGCACCTCAAGAAGCAGATGACTGCCACGATGGAGTCCGGCAAGGAGCTGACCAGCAACGCGCTGGCCATCATCGAGAAGGCCTCGTCGGTTCTCGTCGCGCTCCACATCCCAGGGTTCACCGCCCACCGGAGGTTACTTGGCGACAACGACGAAGCAGAAAACATGGAGAATCAACCTGAAGTGAAACACTCGGGTATGTCCCTGGGCGAGCTCGAAGACGAAGCCATGGCAGCCGACAAGCGGAGGCTGCTCAAGGGCAACAACTTCCAGGCCAAACTCAGGCCCAACGTGGTGGTGGCCAAGGACGGCAGCGGCAAGTTCAAGACCATCAACGACGCGCTCAATGCCATGCCCAAGCAGTACACCGGAAG GTACCTGATCTACGTGAAGCAAGGGGTGTACCAGGAGTACGTGACCATCACCAGGGCGATGGAGAACGTGACCATGTACGGCGACGGCGCCATGAAGACCGTCATCACCGGCAGCCGGAACTTCGCCGACGGCCTCACCACCTACAAAACCGCAACCTTCAGTAC ACGTGCAAGGCGACGGGTTCATCGCCATCGCGCTGGGGTTCCGGAACACGGCGGGCGCGGCGAAGCACCAGGCGGTGGCGCTGCTGGTGCAGTCGGACAGGTCCATCTTCCTCAACTGCCGCATGGACGCGTACCAGGACACGCTGTACGCGCACTCCAAGGCGCAATTCTACCGCAACTGCGTCATCTCCGGGACCATCGACTTCGTCTTCGGCGACGCGGCGGCGGTGTTCCAGAACTGCATCCTGCTCCTCCGGCGGCCGCTGGACAGTCAGCAGAACATCGCGACGGCGCAGGGCCGCGCCGACGGCCGCGAGAGCACGGGCTTCGTCTTCCAGTACTGCCGCTTCGCCGCCGAGGCGGGGCTCAGGGACGCGTCCCGCCCGCCCATCCGGAGCTACCTCGCCCGGCCATGGCGGGAGTTCTCGCGCACGCTCATCATGGAGTCGGAGATCCCGGCCTTCATCGACAAGGCAGGGTACCTGCCGTGGAACGGCGACTTCGGGCTCAAGACGCTGTGGTACGCCGAGTACGGCAACAGGGGCCCCGGCGCCGACACCGCCGGCCGCGTCGCCTGGCCTGGGTACAAGAAGGTGATCAGCAAGGAGGAGGCCGACAAGTTCACCGTGCAGAACTTCTTGCACGCCGAGCCGTGGCTCAAGCCCACGGGGACGCCGGTGAAGTACGGCTTCTGGGCGTGAGCCGTGAGGACATTCCTTTCCTGTGGCACGATTTGATGCTGCATCGGGATcggaggagagcagaggaggacgCGATGAAGCAGAGGAGGAGGCCATCTTCTATGCCTAATTTGCCTATGCATGGTGATGGTGGATCACTAATCTTCAGCTGTTGGGCGCATTTTGATCCACGGAAGGACGAGACAAGGTGCTGTGATGCTGAGTTGCTGACCATAATCCCTATCACTTGTACACAAGTATGTATATGCATTGGTTTGGATGCTGTACATGTATTGATGTATCAGATTTTCTTGTTCAGTGTACCATATTATGAGTTGCAAAAGCAGTAA
- the LOC8077876 gene encoding pectinesterase isoform X2, with protein sequence MSTAFSDFGPLTERRRVERQRQQRRRVMLAAGAASIVLILIVMGGAAVAYNASVQDESSSSSSSPSSSSSSGGGGGGSGSKSNLISASKSVKMMCSQTDYKDACEKSLSKAAAAANASASSPKDMVRAAVAVIGDALADAFNRSEVIKSDDPRVKAAVADCKEIYQNAKDDLGRTLHGIDAGGMNGVAKHNYELRVLLSAVIAHMETCIDGFPDGGHLKKQMTATMESGKELTSNALAIIEKASSVLVALHIPGFTAHRRLLGDNDEAENMENQPEVKHSGMSLGELEDEAMAADKRRLLKGNNFQAKLRPNVVVAKDGSGKFKTINDALNAMPKQYTGRYLIYVKQGVYQEYVTITRAMENVTMYGDGAMKTVITGSRNFADGLTTYKTATFNVQGDGFIAIALGFRNTAGAAKHQAVALLVQSDRSIFLNCRMDAYQDTLYAHSKAQFYRNCVISGTIDFVFGDAAAVFQNCILLLRRPLDSQQNIATAQGRADGRESTGFVFQYCRFAAEAGLRDASRPPIRSYLARPWREFSRTLIMESEIPAFIDKAGYLPWNGDFGLKTLWYAEYGNRGPGADTAGRVAWPGYKKVISKEEADKFTVQNFLHAEPWLKPTGTPVKYGFWA encoded by the exons ATGTCGACGGCCTTCTCCGACTTCGGTCCGCTCACGGAGCGGCGGCGCGTCGAGAGGCAGCGGCAGCAGCGTAGGCGCGTCAtgctcgccgccggcgccgcgtcGATCGTGCTTATCCTCATTGTCATGGGCGGCGCCGCCGTCGCGTACAACGCCAGCGTCCAAGACGAGTCGTCCTCGTCATCCTCGtccccttcctcctcctcctcctccggcggcggcggcggcggctcgggtTCTAAGTCGAACCTTATCAGCGCGTCCAAGAGCGTCAAGATGATGTGCTCGCAGACAGACTACAAGGACGCCTGCGAGAAGAGCCTGtccaaggcggcggcggcggcgaacgCCAGCGCGTCGTCGCCCAAGGACATGGTCCGAGCCGCCGTGGCGGTGATCGGCGACGCCCTGGCGGACGCGTTCAACCGGTCGGAGGTGATCAAGAGCGACGACCCGCGCGTGAAGGCCGCCGTCGCGGACTGCAAGGAGATCTACCAGAACGCCAAGGACGACCTCGGGCGCACGCTCCACGGCATCGACGCCGGCGGCATGAACGGGGTCGCCAAGCACAACTACGAGCTCCGCGTCTTGCTCAGCGCCGTGATCGCGCACATGGAGACGTGCATCGACGGCTTCCCCGACGGCGGGCACCTCAAGAAGCAGATGACTGCCACGATGGAGTCCGGCAAGGAGCTGACCAGCAACGCGCTGGCCATCATCGAGAAGGCCTCGTCGGTTCTCGTCGCGCTCCACATCCCAGGGTTCACCGCCCACCGGAGGTTACTTGGCGACAACGACGAAGCAGAAAACATGGAGAATCAACCTGAAGTGAAACACTCGGGTATGTCCCTGGGCGAGCTCGAAGACGAAGCCATGGCAGCCGACAAGCGGAGGCTGCTCAAGGGCAACAACTTCCAGGCCAAACTCAGGCCCAACGTGGTGGTGGCCAAGGACGGCAGCGGCAAGTTCAAGACCATCAACGACGCGCTCAATGCCATGCCCAAGCAGTACACCGGAAG GTACCTGATCTACGTGAAGCAAGGGGTGTACCAGGAGTACGTGACCATCACCAGGGCGATGGAGAACGTGACCATGTACGGCGACGGCGCCATGAAGACCGTCATCACCGGCAGCCGGAACTTCGCCGACGGCCTCACCACCTACAAAACCGCAACCTTCA ACGTGCAAGGCGACGGGTTCATCGCCATCGCGCTGGGGTTCCGGAACACGGCGGGCGCGGCGAAGCACCAGGCGGTGGCGCTGCTGGTGCAGTCGGACAGGTCCATCTTCCTCAACTGCCGCATGGACGCGTACCAGGACACGCTGTACGCGCACTCCAAGGCGCAATTCTACCGCAACTGCGTCATCTCCGGGACCATCGACTTCGTCTTCGGCGACGCGGCGGCGGTGTTCCAGAACTGCATCCTGCTCCTCCGGCGGCCGCTGGACAGTCAGCAGAACATCGCGACGGCGCAGGGCCGCGCCGACGGCCGCGAGAGCACGGGCTTCGTCTTCCAGTACTGCCGCTTCGCCGCCGAGGCGGGGCTCAGGGACGCGTCCCGCCCGCCCATCCGGAGCTACCTCGCCCGGCCATGGCGGGAGTTCTCGCGCACGCTCATCATGGAGTCGGAGATCCCGGCCTTCATCGACAAGGCAGGGTACCTGCCGTGGAACGGCGACTTCGGGCTCAAGACGCTGTGGTACGCCGAGTACGGCAACAGGGGCCCCGGCGCCGACACCGCCGGCCGCGTCGCCTGGCCTGGGTACAAGAAGGTGATCAGCAAGGAGGAGGCCGACAAGTTCACCGTGCAGAACTTCTTGCACGCCGAGCCGTGGCTCAAGCCCACGGGGACGCCGGTGAAGTACGGCTTCTGGGCGTGA